The proteins below are encoded in one region of Prosthecobacter dejongeii:
- a CDS encoding sigma-70 family RNA polymerase sigma factor encodes MTETIDIELERQIQEDIQLIQRIAERDSEAFQLFYKKYSGLIFAAISNVLNDHHDTEDVMQEVLVQLWNKAHLYEPRKGKPLTWLTTMARNRAIDRIRSKQRRSRLNDDFESENKKLQFEFEESGLEILQEKERDGIVQRAVAKLNDDQREAIHLAYFSGLTQAEVAERLNEPLGTIKARIRRGVNRLEALVKPRMA; translated from the coding sequence ATGACTGAAACAATCGACATCGAGTTAGAGCGTCAGATTCAAGAGGACATTCAGTTGATCCAGCGAATCGCTGAACGTGATTCAGAAGCTTTCCAGCTCTTTTACAAAAAATACTCCGGCCTCATCTTCGCGGCCATTTCCAACGTGCTGAACGACCACCATGACACCGAAGACGTCATGCAGGAAGTCCTGGTCCAGCTCTGGAACAAAGCCCACCTTTATGAGCCCCGCAAAGGCAAGCCCCTGACCTGGCTGACCACCATGGCCCGCAACCGCGCCATTGACCGCATCCGGTCGAAGCAGCGCCGCTCCCGCCTGAATGACGACTTCGAGTCTGAGAACAAAAAGCTCCAATTCGAATTTGAAGAATCCGGGCTGGAAATCCTCCAGGAAAAAGAGCGTGACGGCATCGTGCAGCGCGCTGTGGCGAAGCTGAACGACGACCAGCGGGAAGCCATTCACCTCGCTTACTTCAGCGGTCTCACCCAGGCCGAAGTGGCGGAGCGGCTGAATGAGCCCCTGGGCACCATCAAGGCCCGCATCCGCCGGGGCGTGAATCGCCTGGAGGCGCTGGTGAAGCCACGCATGGCCTAA
- the pbpC gene encoding penicillin-binding protein 1C: MPRWLKRLLFSLLAALALVLAGWFGLPWLLPLPEALRAPQQASPRYLSREGQPLRVLLTAQGDRVVQVLRYEEIPPLLIQATLAAEDKRFFDHGGVDLLATARAAWDNARRGRIVSGASTLHQQLIKVTAARAGQRGWWVKAVEALQARHLAMRWTKEEVLAAYVNRISYGNLLTGCASAAQGYFDKPLQDLTPAECALLAAIPQSPTRYNPFRHLAALQPRQQRILAKMHTLGWLTEEQLRVARVEPLKLQRFHGGFAAPHAVDMLRRAPQGEVTRTTLHAALQRQVETIITQRLRSLKERHVTQAAVVVVENSTGQVLALAGSRDFLAEEGGQINGAWVPHSPGSAIKPFTYLLALERGDTAASIVADLPIEYPTPTGTYRPENYAHKLYGPVTYRQALGNSLNISAVKVLHRIGGAEVLLDTLHSLGLTTLTEPAEHYGLGLTLGNAPVRLLELANAYACLARLGLAQPWSLLLEASPAPPQRLFTAGPCAILADVLADNQARQLTFGMQSPLRLPFPAAVKTGTSTAYRDNWCVGYTPEYTVGVWAGNFDNSPMQQVSGVTGAAPIWRDVFLDLQARFGVTWYPDTPGLVRARIDPRTGKRLTPQSPPARVSREELFQQAHQPPAASAADYDARGRALLRPEYAAWARSADNWMGDLVTVESSTNARPWRISHPIPGTVIHLDADLPLGGRRLLLETTFPGEVQWTCETLRIQTQAGQPYVDLTPGSHTFHATAPLTQETHSTWVRVHAE; this comes from the coding sequence ATGCCACGCTGGCTCAAACGTCTGCTGTTTTCGCTGCTCGCTGCTCTTGCTTTGGTTTTAGCGGGGTGGTTTGGGCTGCCGTGGCTGCTGCCGCTGCCTGAGGCGCTGCGGGCCCCGCAGCAGGCTTCGCCACGTTACCTTTCGCGGGAGGGGCAGCCCCTGCGGGTGCTGCTGACGGCCCAGGGCGACCGGGTGGTGCAGGTGCTGCGTTATGAGGAAATCCCCCCGCTCCTCATCCAGGCCACGCTGGCGGCGGAGGACAAACGTTTCTTTGACCATGGTGGGGTGGACCTGCTGGCCACGGCAAGAGCGGCGTGGGACAATGCACGCCGTGGGCGCATCGTCTCCGGGGCCTCCACCTTGCACCAGCAGCTCATCAAGGTCACCGCCGCGCGTGCAGGCCAGCGTGGCTGGTGGGTGAAGGCGGTGGAGGCGCTGCAGGCCCGCCACCTGGCCATGCGCTGGACCAAGGAGGAGGTGCTGGCGGCGTATGTGAACCGCATCAGTTATGGCAATCTGCTGACGGGCTGCGCCAGCGCGGCGCAGGGGTACTTTGACAAACCTTTGCAAGATCTCACCCCGGCCGAGTGCGCCCTGCTGGCCGCCATCCCTCAGTCGCCCACGCGATACAATCCCTTTCGCCACCTCGCCGCCCTCCAGCCCCGGCAGCAGCGCATCCTGGCGAAGATGCACACCCTGGGCTGGCTGACGGAGGAGCAGCTCCGCGTGGCCCGGGTGGAGCCGCTGAAGCTGCAGCGTTTTCACGGCGGCTTTGCCGCGCCCCATGCGGTGGACATGCTGCGCCGTGCGCCGCAGGGGGAGGTGACACGCACCACGCTGCATGCGGCCCTGCAGCGGCAGGTGGAAACGATCATCACGCAGCGGCTGCGGTCGCTCAAGGAACGCCATGTCACCCAGGCGGCGGTGGTGGTGGTGGAAAACTCCACCGGGCAGGTGCTGGCGCTGGCGGGCTCGCGCGATTTCCTGGCGGAAGAGGGCGGGCAGATCAATGGCGCGTGGGTGCCTCATTCACCCGGCTCTGCCATCAAGCCCTTCACCTACCTCCTGGCGCTGGAGCGGGGGGATACGGCGGCCAGCATCGTGGCGGATTTACCCATCGAGTATCCCACGCCCACGGGGACCTACCGGCCAGAAAATTACGCGCACAAACTTTACGGCCCGGTCACGTATCGGCAGGCGCTGGGCAATAGCCTGAACATCTCCGCGGTGAAGGTGCTGCACCGCATCGGCGGGGCGGAGGTGCTTTTAGACACGCTTCATTCGTTAGGCCTCACCACCCTCACCGAGCCTGCAGAGCACTACGGCCTGGGCCTCACACTGGGCAATGCACCTGTGCGCCTGCTGGAGTTGGCGAATGCCTACGCCTGCCTAGCACGCCTGGGGCTGGCACAGCCCTGGTCCCTGCTGCTGGAGGCCTCCCCCGCCCCGCCGCAGCGGCTGTTTACGGCGGGCCCGTGCGCCATCCTGGCGGATGTTTTGGCAGACAATCAGGCGCGCCAGCTCACCTTTGGCATGCAGTCTCCCCTGCGCCTGCCATTTCCCGCAGCGGTGAAAACGGGCACCAGTACGGCGTATCGGGATAACTGGTGCGTGGGCTACACCCCGGAGTACACCGTGGGCGTGTGGGCAGGAAACTTCGACAACTCGCCCATGCAGCAGGTCTCAGGCGTGACCGGGGCGGCTCCCATCTGGCGGGATGTGTTCCTGGATTTGCAGGCGCGTTTTGGCGTGACCTGGTACCCGGACACGCCCGGTCTGGTGCGCGCCCGCATTGATCCCCGTACGGGCAAGCGCCTCACGCCCCAGTCCCCTCCCGCCCGGGTGAGCCGGGAGGAGCTCTTCCAGCAGGCCCACCAGCCGCCGGCCGCCAGCGCTGCGGACTACGATGCCCGGGGCCGCGCCCTGCTGCGCCCGGAATATGCCGCGTGGGCGCGCAGTGCGGATAACTGGATGGGGGACCTCGTTACCGTCGAAAGTTCGACAAACGCCCGCCCCTGGCGCATCTCCCACCCCATCCCCGGCACCGTCATCCACCTGGATGCCGACCTACCCCTGGGCGGCCGCCGCCTGCTGCTAGAGACCACTTTCCCCGGTGAGGTGCAGTGGACCTGTGAGACCCTGCGCATCCAGACCCAGGCTGGCCAGCCGTATGTGGACCTCACCCCAGGCAGCCACACCTTCCACGCCACGGCCCCGCTCACGCAGGAGACGCACAGCACCTGGGTGCGGGTGCATGCGGAGTGA